The following are encoded together in the Mesoterricola sediminis genome:
- a CDS encoding penicillin-binding transpeptidase domain-containing protein, producing MLGRPEAQDLVARRLPIVLGGVLLWVTLILLRLLWLQVIEHRYYRTRAERQHTTVVPIQPIRGELRDRRGGSLAISLKVDSLFATPTAFYPDFRAGKGDSERIWGEPDRASAQKVAAALAPILEVPRGAVLEKLLRKKPFVWIERQLPASKVAAIRALKLDGVDFLPESRRHYPRGSLACQIVGFVNIDGAGQLGIERTFDEWLAGKPGELIAPRDAKGRLLIQRENYAKIPVNGSTLQLTIDATIQHIVEEALEEGVRQSHPATAYAVVVDPQTGEILAMAGTPTFDPNHILPKRFMNRSESEWSAADKEEYRRELERQKAARKVHPVEDSYEPGSTMKIFTAAIALEERKVHLGEGINCEGGRWKYYDAIVTDTHHHGTLTFEEVLWQSSNVGAAKIGLRLDPAVHYQYLRKFGFGEPTGLNFPGETAGRLIAPDRWSRTTQLTMSYGYGLSVSPLQILMAGCALANGGKLMQPFLVQKIFNDQGVMLQEFRPRVKDQVISEETSALMREALKGVITNGTAKGARLDGNVEAFGKTGTSRKIIPGKGYDPRRHFASFMGFFPADKPQYGMLFMLDDPAGGLTGGDVAAPLFKRIGDAVMRYRMSLPDGGQEADLKLGLRDWPVSENDEAVVHIELGKVPELKGLTLKSAIQRVVMAGGIPRIDGLADNVRAFRVEAQEPEPGAPLQAGGVVRIKVRAP from the coding sequence TTGCTGGGCAGGCCGGAGGCCCAGGACCTGGTTGCCCGCCGGCTTCCCATCGTGCTGGGCGGGGTCCTGCTCTGGGTGACCCTGATCCTCCTCCGCCTGCTCTGGCTCCAGGTCATCGAGCACCGCTACTACCGGACCCGGGCGGAGCGCCAGCACACCACCGTCGTGCCCATCCAGCCCATCCGCGGGGAGCTGCGGGACCGGCGCGGCGGGTCCCTGGCCATCTCCCTCAAGGTGGACAGCCTCTTCGCGACCCCCACGGCCTTCTACCCGGACTTCCGGGCGGGGAAGGGGGATTCGGAGCGCATCTGGGGTGAGCCTGACCGAGCGAGCGCCCAGAAGGTGGCCGCGGCCCTGGCCCCCATCCTGGAGGTGCCCCGCGGGGCCGTCCTGGAGAAGCTGCTCCGCAAGAAGCCCTTCGTCTGGATCGAGCGGCAGCTGCCCGCCTCCAAGGTCGCGGCCATCCGGGCCCTCAAGCTGGACGGGGTGGACTTCCTGCCGGAAAGCCGGCGCCACTACCCCCGGGGCAGCCTGGCCTGCCAGATCGTGGGGTTCGTGAACATCGACGGCGCGGGCCAGTTGGGCATCGAGCGGACCTTCGACGAGTGGCTGGCCGGCAAGCCCGGCGAGCTCATCGCCCCCCGGGACGCCAAGGGCCGCCTCCTCATCCAGCGCGAGAACTACGCCAAGATCCCGGTCAACGGCTCCACCCTCCAGCTCACCATCGACGCCACCATCCAGCACATCGTGGAGGAGGCCCTGGAGGAGGGCGTCCGCCAGAGCCACCCGGCCACGGCCTACGCCGTGGTGGTGGACCCCCAGACGGGGGAGATCCTGGCCATGGCCGGGACGCCCACCTTCGATCCCAACCACATCCTGCCGAAGCGCTTCATGAACCGCAGCGAATCCGAATGGAGCGCCGCGGACAAGGAGGAGTACCGGCGCGAGCTGGAGCGCCAGAAGGCCGCCCGCAAGGTCCACCCGGTGGAGGACAGCTACGAGCCGGGCTCGACCATGAAGATCTTCACGGCCGCCATCGCCCTGGAGGAGCGCAAGGTCCACCTGGGGGAGGGCATCAACTGCGAGGGCGGCCGCTGGAAGTACTACGACGCCATCGTCACGGACACGCACCACCACGGGACCCTGACCTTCGAGGAGGTCCTCTGGCAGAGCTCCAACGTGGGCGCCGCCAAGATCGGCCTCCGGCTGGACCCCGCCGTCCACTACCAGTACCTCCGCAAGTTCGGCTTCGGGGAGCCCACGGGCCTCAACTTCCCGGGCGAGACCGCGGGCCGCCTCATCGCCCCCGACCGGTGGAGCCGGACCACCCAGCTGACCATGTCGTACGGGTACGGCCTCTCGGTGTCCCCCCTGCAGATCCTGATGGCGGGCTGCGCCCTGGCCAACGGCGGCAAGCTCATGCAGCCCTTCCTGGTCCAGAAGATCTTCAACGACCAGGGCGTCATGCTCCAGGAGTTCCGGCCGCGCGTGAAGGACCAGGTGATCAGCGAGGAGACCTCCGCCCTCATGCGGGAGGCCCTGAAGGGCGTCATCACCAACGGCACCGCCAAGGGCGCGCGCCTCGACGGCAACGTGGAGGCCTTCGGCAAGACCGGCACCTCCCGCAAGATCATCCCCGGCAAGGGCTACGACCCCCGGCGCCACTTCGCCTCCTTCATGGGCTTCTTCCCGGCCGACAAGCCCCAGTACGGCATGCTCTTCATGCTGGACGATCCCGCCGGCGGCCTGACCGGCGGCGATGTCGCGGCCCCCCTCTTCAAACGGATCGGCGACGCGGTGATGCGCTACCGCATGAGCCTGCCCGATGGCGGTCAGGAGGCCGACCTGAAGCTGGGCCTCCGGGACTGGCCGGTCAGCGAAAACGACGAGGCGGTGGTCCACATCGAGCTGGGCAAGGTGCCCGAGCTCAAGGGCCTGACCCTGAAGTCGGCCATCCAGCGGGTGGTCATGGCGGGCGGGATCCCCCGCATCGACGGCCTCGCCGACAACGTCCGGGCCTTCCGGGTGGAGGCCCAGGAACCCGAGCCGGGGGCGCCGCTCCAGGCGGGCGGGGTCGTCCGGATCAAGGTGAGGGCGCCATGA
- a CDS encoding UDP-N-acetylmuramoyl-L-alanyl-D-glutamate--2,6-diaminopimelate ligase, producing the protein MKFSDWLRGEDVEVAGPDAEITDITCDSREAAPGWAFVALRGAKADGADFVPSALARGASAILCDRALDVPVPFARLLGGRAAMAALARKLYGAPDGALALIGVTGTNGKTTTTTLIRQLLRGAGLGCGLIGTVLNAAGGLEEEAVRTTPESPAFFRWIRRGVEAGDAAMAVEVSSHSLVLDRVAGARFRVGVFTNLTQDHLDFHGDMETYFRAKALLFDRCDRALVNADDPWGRRLLERPGARAYAIEADADYRALDLALSPTGTAFTLAAPSGTYPVRSPLLGRFNAYNLLAALAACAEAGFDLAALLPAVAGLTGAPGRIDRVDRGQPFGVLVDYAHTPDALEKLLAEGRRLLSPGGRLHVLFGCGGDRDRTKRPLMAAAVAAHADVLWHTSDNLRGEDPDRILDDAAAGIPAAILADPARYHREADRALAVQAAVAACRPGDLLLLAGKGHEPYQEIRGVKHPYSDRDAVEAALAGRPVPRPWAEVR; encoded by the coding sequence ATGAAATTCTCGGATTGGCTGCGGGGCGAGGACGTCGAGGTCGCGGGACCGGACGCGGAGATCACGGACATCACCTGCGACAGCCGCGAGGCGGCGCCAGGCTGGGCCTTCGTGGCCCTGCGGGGCGCCAAGGCCGACGGCGCGGACTTCGTCCCCTCGGCCCTGGCCCGGGGGGCCTCGGCCATCCTGTGCGACCGGGCGCTGGACGTGCCCGTGCCCTTCGCGCGCCTCCTGGGGGGCCGCGCCGCCATGGCCGCCCTGGCCCGCAAGCTCTACGGCGCCCCCGACGGCGCCCTGGCCCTCATCGGGGTGACCGGCACCAACGGGAAGACCACCACGACCACCCTCATCCGCCAGCTCCTGCGGGGTGCGGGCCTGGGCTGCGGCCTGATCGGGACCGTGCTCAACGCCGCCGGCGGCCTGGAGGAGGAGGCGGTGCGCACCACGCCGGAGAGCCCGGCCTTCTTCCGCTGGATCCGCCGCGGCGTCGAGGCCGGGGACGCGGCCATGGCCGTGGAGGTCTCCAGCCACAGCCTGGTCCTGGACCGGGTCGCGGGGGCCCGGTTCCGGGTGGGCGTCTTCACCAACCTGACCCAGGACCACCTGGACTTCCACGGGGACATGGAGACCTACTTCCGGGCCAAGGCCCTCCTCTTCGACCGGTGCGACCGGGCCCTGGTCAACGCCGACGACCCCTGGGGCCGCCGCCTCCTGGAGCGTCCCGGCGCGCGCGCCTACGCCATCGAGGCCGACGCCGACTACCGCGCCCTGGACCTGGCGCTGAGCCCCACCGGCACCGCCTTCACCCTGGCCGCCCCGTCGGGGACGTACCCGGTGCGGAGCCCGCTCCTGGGCCGCTTCAACGCCTACAACCTCCTGGCCGCCCTCGCCGCCTGCGCGGAGGCGGGCTTCGACCTGGCCGCGCTCCTGCCGGCGGTGGCGGGCCTCACCGGCGCGCCGGGCCGCATCGACCGGGTGGACCGGGGCCAGCCCTTCGGCGTCCTCGTGGACTACGCCCACACCCCCGACGCCCTGGAGAAGCTCCTGGCCGAAGGCCGCCGCCTCCTGTCGCCCGGGGGGCGCCTGCACGTGCTCTTCGGCTGCGGCGGGGACCGGGACCGCACCAAGCGCCCCCTCATGGCCGCGGCCGTGGCCGCCCACGCCGACGTCCTCTGGCACACCTCCGACAACCTCCGCGGCGAGGACCCCGACCGCATCCTGGACGACGCGGCCGCCGGCATCCCGGCGGCGATCCTGGCCGACCCCGCCCGGTACCACCGGGAGGCGGACCGGGCCCTGGCCGTCCAGGCGGCGGTCGCCGCCTGCCGGCCCGGGGACCTGCTCCTTCTGGCCGGGAAGGGCCATGAGCCCTACCAGGAGATCCGGGGCGTCAAGCACCCCTACAGCGACCGGGACGCGGTGGAGGCGGCCCTGGCGGGCCGGCCCGTGCCGCGCCCCTGGGCGGAGGTCCGATGA
- a CDS encoding UDP-N-acetylmuramoyl-tripeptide--D-alanyl-D-alanine ligase: MTGLWTLGEACRAVGGRLVGDGGPVPGALSMDTRTLRSGDCFVAIRGARDGHDFAGEAVARGAGSLLVDRELPLPVPQILVPDTLEALQRWGQARLEAVRPGHVIAVTGSLGKTTTKELLAAAAAAWRTPGNRNNTLGLPEALATLPAGLDAAVLEMGMSTPGEIRRLTEIAPPDIGVVTLVGVAHLENFVDGQEGIARAKGELVAGLRPGGVWVHPADDPWCRWIAIQPWARGRAVPVGPGAAYAWEDEASLGLHGERFRFRHPGGALDVRIRLRGAHQVRNATLALAAAMLAGVAPEEAARRMGEVDAGPGRGRLHPLAGGGWLLDESYNAAPESILATAASLRTLTGGDQVAVLGCVRETGPAAPRLHRETGEGLRALGLDRVLVYGDHAADLAGGFGPGGRAFPDFESLRDDPRGLASVPPGARVLVKGSRAWRAERAVDWLLQFLSPDPSPGEP, translated from the coding sequence ATGACCGGCCTCTGGACCCTCGGGGAGGCCTGCCGCGCGGTGGGCGGTCGTCTGGTCGGCGACGGCGGCCCCGTGCCCGGGGCCCTCTCCATGGACACCCGGACCCTCCGTTCCGGGGACTGCTTCGTGGCGATCCGGGGCGCCCGGGACGGCCACGATTTCGCCGGCGAGGCCGTGGCCCGCGGCGCGGGCTCCCTGCTCGTGGACCGGGAACTGCCCCTTCCCGTGCCCCAGATCCTCGTGCCCGACACCCTGGAGGCCCTCCAGCGCTGGGGCCAGGCCCGCCTCGAGGCGGTCCGCCCCGGCCACGTGATCGCCGTGACGGGCTCCCTGGGCAAGACCACCACCAAGGAGCTCCTCGCCGCCGCCGCGGCCGCGTGGCGGACCCCCGGGAACCGCAACAACACCCTGGGCCTGCCCGAGGCCCTGGCGACCCTGCCCGCGGGGCTGGACGCGGCCGTCCTGGAGATGGGCATGAGCACGCCGGGGGAGATCCGGCGCCTCACCGAGATCGCGCCGCCGGACATCGGCGTCGTCACCCTCGTGGGGGTGGCCCACCTGGAGAACTTCGTGGACGGCCAGGAAGGCATCGCCCGGGCCAAGGGCGAACTCGTGGCCGGGCTGCGCCCCGGCGGCGTCTGGGTCCACCCCGCGGACGACCCCTGGTGCCGGTGGATCGCCATCCAGCCCTGGGCCCGGGGCCGGGCCGTGCCCGTGGGCCCCGGGGCGGCCTACGCCTGGGAGGACGAGGCGTCCCTGGGCCTCCACGGCGAGCGGTTCCGCTTCCGCCACCCCGGCGGCGCCCTGGACGTCCGCATCCGCCTCCGCGGGGCCCACCAGGTGCGGAACGCGACCCTGGCCCTGGCGGCCGCGATGCTGGCCGGCGTGGCGCCCGAGGAGGCCGCCCGCCGCATGGGCGAGGTGGACGCCGGTCCCGGCCGCGGCCGCCTCCATCCCCTCGCCGGCGGAGGCTGGCTCCTGGACGAGAGCTACAACGCCGCCCCCGAATCCATCCTCGCCACCGCGGCCTCCCTCCGGACCCTGACGGGAGGCGACCAGGTGGCCGTCCTCGGCTGCGTCCGGGAGACGGGCCCCGCGGCCCCGCGCCTGCACCGGGAGACCGGCGAGGGGCTGCGGGCCCTGGGCCTCGACCGGGTCCTCGTGTACGGGGACCACGCCGCGGACCTCGCCGGGGGCTTCGGCCCCGGCGGCCGGGCCTTCCCGGACTTCGAATCCCTGCGGGACGACCCCCGCGGGCTGGCCTCGGTGCCCCCGGGCGCGCGCGTCCTGGTCAAGGGCAGCCGGGCCTGGCGCGCCGAGCGCGCCGTCGACTGGCTCCTCCAGTTCCTGTCCCCCGATCCTTCTCCTGGAGAACCATGA
- the mraY gene encoding phospho-N-acetylmuramoyl-pentapeptide-transferase yields MIPWLLFPFRDVIPGLSVFRYITFRAALAAATALILSLVFGPWVIRTLTRLRMGQHILQDTPENHQAKAGTPTMGGLLIVGSILISTVLWCDLHSGGIWVALVSLVGFCGVGAFDDVKKLLRRQNLGLRSWQKMLLLVAITLLVSWLVLHFNLRGSQTSQLSVPFFKKFRPDVGVFLVPWICLVVVGTSNAVNLTDGLDGLAIGGTLIVATTFAILAYVAGHAKIAGYLLVPHVPGSGELAVFLGAMGGASLGFLWFNAHPAEVFMGDTGSLALGGALGTVAIIIKQELLLVIAGGLFVWEALSVILQVGSYKLRGGKRIFRMAPFHHHMELGGLKETKVVIRLWITAIVCCVLALSSLKLR; encoded by the coding sequence ATGATTCCCTGGCTCCTCTTCCCGTTCCGCGACGTCATCCCCGGTCTCTCGGTCTTCCGTTACATCACGTTCCGGGCGGCCCTCGCCGCGGCCACGGCCCTGATCCTCTCCCTGGTCTTCGGCCCCTGGGTGATCCGGACCCTGACCCGGCTGCGCATGGGCCAGCACATCCTCCAGGACACGCCCGAGAACCACCAGGCCAAGGCGGGCACGCCGACCATGGGCGGCCTCCTCATCGTGGGGTCCATCCTCATCTCCACGGTGCTCTGGTGCGACCTCCACAGCGGCGGGATCTGGGTGGCCCTGGTCTCCCTGGTGGGGTTCTGCGGCGTCGGGGCCTTCGATGACGTCAAGAAGCTCCTGCGCCGGCAGAACCTCGGCCTGCGCAGCTGGCAGAAGATGCTCCTGCTCGTGGCCATCACCCTCCTGGTGAGCTGGCTCGTGCTCCACTTCAACCTCCGGGGGAGCCAGACCAGCCAGCTGTCCGTGCCCTTCTTCAAGAAGTTCCGCCCCGACGTGGGCGTCTTCCTCGTGCCCTGGATCTGCCTGGTGGTGGTGGGCACCAGCAACGCGGTGAACCTCACGGACGGCCTCGACGGCCTCGCCATCGGCGGCACCCTCATCGTGGCCACGACCTTCGCCATCCTGGCCTACGTGGCGGGCCACGCCAAGATCGCCGGCTACCTCCTGGTGCCCCACGTGCCGGGCTCCGGCGAACTGGCCGTCTTCCTCGGGGCCATGGGCGGCGCCTCCCTGGGCTTCCTCTGGTTCAACGCCCATCCCGCCGAAGTCTTCATGGGCGACACGGGCAGCCTGGCCCTGGGCGGCGCCCTCGGCACCGTGGCCATCATCATCAAGCAGGAGCTCCTCCTGGTGATCGCCGGCGGGCTCTTCGTGTGGGAGGCCCTCAGCGTGATCCTCCAGGTGGGCAGCTACAAGCTCCGCGGCGGCAAGCGCATCTTCCGCATGGCCCCCTTCCACCACCACATGGAACTGGGCGGCCTGAAGGAGACCAAGGTGGTGATCCGGCTCTGGATCACCGCCATCGTCTGCTGCGTCCTGGCCCTGAGCTCCCTCAAGCTGCGGTAG
- a CDS encoding EAL domain-containing protein yields the protein MNSAILDSILSGNRPAVTFAHPIVELKAGHTVARELLTRFHVDGGGMRTVGDLLTDTSLSPESRVRLDLLCLEAVFTALERHPVTDHLLFVNLAPLTLEHPGFWKRLEPWLWHLSIPPHRVVLEITESFGGMDPSRLEASARRLRDLGLRIAVDDLGSGIASLAHMSRLSPDFFKVDRSLVAGVDRRPYQAALLNALAHFASRMRVGYIVEGIETGAELQAVIDADVPWGQGFIFGEPEPMVLP from the coding sequence ATGAACAGCGCCATCCTCGACAGCATCCTCTCGGGGAACCGCCCCGCGGTGACCTTCGCCCACCCCATCGTGGAGCTGAAGGCCGGCCACACCGTGGCCCGGGAGCTCCTCACCCGCTTCCACGTGGACGGCGGCGGGATGCGCACCGTGGGCGACCTCCTCACGGACACCTCCCTGAGCCCCGAGTCCCGCGTCCGCCTGGATCTCCTCTGTCTGGAGGCCGTCTTCACGGCCCTCGAGCGGCACCCCGTCACCGATCACCTGCTGTTCGTGAACCTGGCGCCCCTCACCCTGGAGCACCCCGGGTTCTGGAAGCGCCTGGAACCCTGGCTCTGGCACCTGTCCATCCCTCCCCACCGCGTGGTGCTGGAGATCACGGAGTCCTTCGGCGGCATGGACCCCTCGCGCCTGGAGGCGAGCGCCCGGCGCCTGCGCGACCTGGGCCTGCGCATCGCCGTCGACGACCTGGGCTCGGGCATCGCCAGCCTGGCCCACATGAGCCGCCTCAGCCCGGATTTCTTCAAGGTGGACCGGAGCCTCGTGGCCGGCGTCGACCGACGCCCCTACCAGGCGGCCCTCCTCAACGCCCTCGCCCACTTCGCCTCCCGCATGCGGGTGGGCTACATCGTGGAGGGCATCGAGACGGGCGCGGAGCTCCAGGCCGTCATCGACGCCGACGTCCCCTGGGGGCAGGGCTTCATCTTCGGAGAGCCGGAACCGATGGTCCTGCCCTGA
- the murD gene encoding UDP-N-acetylmuramoyl-L-alanine--D-glutamate ligase gives MGRVVVVGAGRSGLGAAGHLAASGREVVLTEGKPGPDPAAAELLSNLGVLAVWGSHPLCLLDDCEEVVLSPGVSPAIPFAQEAAARGIPVTGELELAHRALRARGDGAVILAVTGTNGKSTTTDLTAHLLKTSGLPTRACGNLGIPLVEAIAGAEPGTRFALECSSYQLETVRDFKAEAAAALNLTPDHLARHGTLEAYRAAKVRIFQHQTPEDLRLTPLADPAFEALAPGHGLSARFGWTCPDGPGAWCDDHGTLWLRDTHGEHPLVNRSRLLIPGDHNVENALAAAVLAERGGAELDAIREGLRTYPGLAHRIALCGERDGVEAYNDSKGTNVDATLIAIRALPGPLVLLLGGQGKGTGYGPLRGALEGKLRRLIFLGEDIPRLEADLGDLPHTSIQAFDEAVEAALALAEPGDQVLLSPACASFDQFRNFEARGERFEALVKAWSRG, from the coding sequence ATGGGAAGGGTGGTTGTGGTCGGGGCTGGACGTTCGGGCCTGGGGGCCGCGGGGCACCTGGCCGCCTCGGGTCGCGAGGTCGTGCTGACCGAAGGGAAGCCCGGGCCGGATCCCGCGGCCGCGGAGCTGCTGTCGAACCTGGGCGTCCTGGCCGTATGGGGATCGCACCCCCTGTGCCTGCTCGATGACTGCGAGGAGGTGGTGCTGAGCCCGGGCGTGAGCCCCGCCATCCCCTTCGCCCAGGAGGCGGCCGCCCGCGGCATCCCCGTCACCGGGGAGCTCGAGCTGGCCCACCGGGCCCTGCGGGCGCGGGGCGACGGGGCGGTGATCCTCGCGGTGACCGGCACCAACGGGAAGAGCACCACCACGGACCTGACCGCCCACCTCCTCAAGACCTCCGGCCTGCCCACCCGCGCCTGCGGGAACCTGGGCATCCCCCTGGTGGAGGCCATCGCCGGCGCCGAGCCCGGCACCCGCTTCGCCCTCGAGTGCTCCAGCTACCAGCTGGAGACGGTGCGCGACTTCAAGGCGGAGGCCGCCGCCGCCCTCAACCTGACCCCGGACCACCTGGCCCGCCACGGCACCCTGGAGGCCTACCGCGCCGCCAAGGTCCGCATCTTCCAGCACCAGACGCCCGAGGACCTGCGCCTCACCCCGCTCGCGGACCCGGCCTTCGAGGCCCTCGCCCCAGGCCACGGCCTCAGCGCACGGTTCGGGTGGACCTGTCCCGACGGCCCCGGCGCCTGGTGCGACGACCACGGCACCCTCTGGCTGCGGGACACCCATGGGGAGCACCCGCTCGTGAACCGCTCCCGCCTCCTCATCCCCGGCGACCACAACGTGGAGAACGCCCTGGCCGCCGCCGTGCTGGCGGAACGGGGCGGGGCGGAGCTGGACGCCATCCGGGAGGGCCTGCGCACCTACCCCGGCCTCGCCCACCGCATCGCCCTCTGCGGGGAACGCGACGGCGTGGAGGCCTACAACGACTCCAAGGGCACCAACGTGGACGCCACGCTCATCGCCATCCGCGCCCTGCCGGGCCCCCTCGTGCTCCTCCTCGGGGGGCAGGGGAAGGGCACCGGGTACGGTCCCCTGCGCGGGGCCCTGGAGGGCAAGCTGCGGCGGCTGATCTTCCTGGGCGAGGACATCCCGCGCCTGGAGGCCGACCTCGGGGACCTGCCCCACACGTCCATCCAGGCCTTCGACGAGGCCGTCGAGGCGGCCCTCGCCCTGGCCGAGCCCGGCGACCAGGTGCTGCTGAGCCCCGCCTGCGCGAGCTTCGACCAGTTCCGCAACTTCGAGGCCCGCGGGGAGCGGTTCGAGGCCCTGGTGAAGGCCTGGAGCCGGGGATGA
- a CDS encoding L,D-transpeptidase family protein translates to MSGMEDAVQAARYRAFAGARGAAGRCLVVDVAGQRLGLLVDGEAVADWPVSTASAGIGGEDGSYRTPPGWHRIHACIGEGADPLAVFRARVATGEVWDGAPGGGDLILGRVLTLDGEEPGVNRGPGVDSLERTIYIHGTNHPEDLGRPASHGCVRMAPADVLDLFRRVEAGDPVLVAVGSAGRLHFTGVGGSGMSALAQFMAWSGHEVSGSDRGFDQGLNPEGRARLEAAGIRILPQDGAGVAADCLGVVVSTAVEDTVPDVREARRLGVPVLHRSECLAHLVASRRTLAITGTSGKSTAVAMAFEILAGAGWDPAVVTGGDLLALRDRGLWGNAWAGAGPLVIEADESDGSLVRYRPAVGVVMNLQRDHKEMAEVAALFRTFRGRVRETFRAGDGPGLEGLARDGERFGLGPGPGLRALGAAAGPAGCAFTVEGVPFTLPVPGLHNVEDALAAIAGCRALGVPLADMVAPLAAFRGVARRFQVVGCDRGVEVVDDFAHNPAKVTAALRAARARAARVLAVFQPHGYGPMRFLRADFTRAFAGELGPGGILWMLPIFYAGGTVTRDISSEDVAADIRALGADARPAPDRPWLAEAIAAEAREGDLVLVMGARDPSLSAFAESALRSLRARP, encoded by the coding sequence ATGAGCGGCATGGAGGACGCCGTCCAGGCCGCGCGCTACCGCGCCTTCGCGGGCGCCCGCGGCGCCGCGGGCCGCTGCCTCGTGGTGGACGTGGCCGGCCAGCGCCTCGGCCTCCTCGTGGACGGGGAGGCGGTGGCGGACTGGCCCGTCTCCACGGCGTCGGCCGGCATCGGCGGGGAGGACGGATCGTACCGGACGCCCCCCGGATGGCACCGCATCCACGCCTGCATCGGGGAGGGGGCGGACCCCCTCGCGGTCTTCCGCGCCCGGGTCGCCACCGGCGAGGTGTGGGACGGCGCGCCCGGCGGCGGGGACCTCATCCTCGGCCGCGTCCTGACCCTGGACGGGGAGGAGCCCGGCGTCAACCGCGGCCCCGGCGTGGATTCGCTGGAGCGCACGATCTACATCCACGGCACCAACCACCCCGAGGACCTGGGCAGGCCGGCCTCCCACGGCTGCGTGCGCATGGCCCCCGCCGACGTCCTCGACCTCTTCCGGCGGGTGGAGGCGGGGGATCCCGTGCTCGTTGCCGTCGGATCCGCCGGGCGCCTCCACTTCACGGGGGTGGGGGGGAGCGGCATGAGCGCCCTGGCCCAGTTCATGGCCTGGAGCGGCCACGAGGTCAGCGGGAGCGACCGGGGTTTCGACCAGGGGCTCAACCCCGAGGGCCGGGCCCGCCTGGAGGCGGCCGGCATCCGGATCCTGCCCCAGGACGGCGCCGGCGTGGCCGCGGACTGCCTGGGCGTCGTGGTGTCCACCGCCGTGGAGGACACGGTGCCCGATGTGCGCGAGGCGCGCCGCCTGGGCGTGCCGGTCCTCCACCGCTCCGAGTGCCTGGCCCACCTGGTGGCCTCCCGGCGGACCCTGGCCATCACGGGGACCAGCGGGAAATCCACCGCCGTGGCCATGGCCTTCGAGATCCTCGCTGGCGCCGGATGGGACCCGGCGGTCGTCACCGGCGGCGACCTCCTCGCCCTGCGGGACCGGGGGCTGTGGGGCAACGCCTGGGCCGGGGCTGGACCCCTCGTGATCGAGGCGGACGAGAGCGATGGCTCCCTCGTGCGGTACCGGCCGGCGGTGGGCGTCGTCATGAACCTCCAGCGGGACCACAAGGAGATGGCGGAGGTGGCGGCCCTGTTCCGCACCTTCCGGGGGCGGGTCCGGGAGACCTTCCGGGCCGGCGACGGCCCCGGCCTCGAGGGCCTCGCCCGGGACGGGGAGCGCTTCGGCCTGGGGCCGGGCCCCGGCCTGCGGGCCCTGGGCGCCGCGGCGGGCCCGGCCGGCTGCGCCTTCACCGTGGAGGGGGTCCCCTTCACCCTGCCCGTGCCTGGGCTCCACAACGTGGAGGACGCCCTGGCGGCCATCGCCGGCTGCCGGGCCCTGGGCGTGCCCCTGGCGGACATGGTGGCCCCCCTGGCGGCGTTCCGCGGGGTGGCGCGCCGCTTCCAGGTGGTGGGATGCGACCGGGGCGTGGAGGTCGTGGACGACTTCGCCCACAACCCGGCCAAGGTGACCGCCGCCCTCCGGGCCGCGCGGGCCCGGGCGGCCCGGGTGCTGGCGGTCTTCCAGCCCCACGGGTACGGCCCGATGCGCTTCCTGCGCGCCGACTTCACCCGGGCCTTCGCCGGGGAGCTGGGGCCCGGCGGGATCCTCTGGATGCTGCCCATCTTCTACGCCGGCGGCACCGTCACCCGGGACATCTCGTCGGAGGACGTGGCCGCGGACATCCGCGCCCTCGGCGCCGACGCCCGTCCCGCCCCGGACCGCCCGTGGCTGGCGGAGGCCATCGCCGCGGAGGCGCGCGAGGGCGACCTGGTCCTCGTGATGGGCGCCCGGGACCCGTCCCTCAGCGCTTTTGCGGAATCGGCGCTCCGGTCCCTGCGAGCACGTCCCTGA